AATATACAAACATAATTAATTAGGCTCATATTATTTCACCGCCCATGTGTATCCAATTCCATAGACTGTTTTTATATATTTTGGCGAAGGCTGCTTATCCTCCAGTTTATCCCTAAGACGTTTTATCGCCACAGACAGAGCATTTTCGTCAACATATTCCGTACTGTCGGTCCAGATTCTATCAACAAGTGTAGCTCTTGCTACGGTATTTCCTTTATTTTCTACTAGAATTTTAAGTAGCTTCTGTTCTGTTTTGCTAAGTTCAATAACTTGTCCATTATTATAAAACTTCATTTTTTCAAAGCAGAATTTGAAATTATCTATTAATATTATCTGGGAATTTGAGTTTATAGCTTTCCTTAGCTGAGCATTAACTCTGGCACGTAGAATCATAAGGCTAAATGGTTTCGTTATGTAGTCATCTGCTCCCATTTCTAACCCTGTCACAATATCTGTTTCCAAATCATTGGCAGTTAACATAATTACAGGCATAGATGAAGATTTTCTTATGTCTATGAGAAAATCAATCCCGTTTCCATCTGGTAAATTTATATCCAAAATTATTAAGTCATATTTATTTTCGTTTACAAGGCATCTAGCTTCTTTAATAGTATTTATGCAGGTAAATCCATAGTTTTCTTGTTTTAGAGCAAGTGTTATACCTTTGCTTAAAACTAAATCATCCTCTACAATTAATATGTTATACAAGGTTATCCCCTCCAACGTAATGTTAAACTTATATTACCACTTTTTACATTTCTCATAAACCCAAACACATGCCTAAAATATAAATTATTTGGAATATTTACGAATTATATTACAATTAGTATATAAAAGTCCACATAGATTAATCGGTGTAAAGCCGATTTTTTGTTTTTGGTCATAAAAAATAGGCTAAGTCTGTAGGTCGTTTAAGTTGACCTAAGGCTTAGCCTATTTACGACTTATGAATTTTTTGCTTATAAAATTGATTTAAACTCTTATAAAATTTATTTATCATACCATACCGAATGATACAATGCCCCAATTACAAAAGGTGACCGGGAATTTCCCGGTCACCTTTACTTCAAAAAGATTGAATTACCTAGACACGTTCTGGCAAAAGTGCATTAAAATTGTCGCAACCTCTGCACGAGTAGCCTCTCCACGTGCATCAATCACATTATTGTCCTTACCAGACATCAACTTTGCGTTTACGGACCACGTTACCGACTCAAGCGCCCAATCTGAAATCATGTCGTAATCAGAAAATTTTTGGACAGCCATACCGCCTTGTGTCGTATCATATCCCTTAAACTGCGAATATCGATACAAAATTGCCGCCATCTGCTCACGAGTAATGGTATCTGTAGGACCAAAGTTTCCGTTTCCATAGCCCTTCACGATGTCATTTTCTACCCCCCAGTTGACTGCATCCTCATAATACTTGCCCTCGGTAACGTCTGAGAAACTGGCATCACTGGAAGCCTCAGGTTGTCCTTCCAATCTCCAAAGGATAGTAACAATCATCCCACGGTCAGTGTTGATATAAGGACCAAACTCATCATTGCCCATTCCGCTCATAAGACCTTCATTAGTAACGTAGTAAACTGCATCCTTAAACCAATCGCTATCTTTTACATCATCATAGGTAATTGTTTCAGGTTGCTCAACAGACTTAACAAAGCTAGCTGTAATAGTATGATTCTTTGCAACATTTTCAAAGATATACGATGTTACTGCTCCTACACTCACTCCGTCTACCAAGACATCAGAAACAACATACCCACTGTCAGGGGTAATGGTGAAGCTTTTGTCTGAATTTTTAACCACATTGACCTTACCATTAGCACTGATGCTACCATTTTCTCCTGCCGTTGCAGTGATGGTATATGATGTTGTGCTGCTACTTCCACCTGAACTACTATTCTTTTTCAGAGTCAGTTCACCTACTGCATTGGAAAGGGTTACTGGTGTATAATTTTCATCGGTTGCGGACAGGATATTACCGCTCGTTACGATGCTCCAGTAGGTATACCCATAGCCACTTCTATCGCCTATGGCACTGGCAATTTCCGTGCCGCTTGGAAGCAATGTCGATGACACATTCAGTGTCTCACTCTGGGATTTTGTTGTACTTTTATCCACTACACAAATTGCAGCAACTGCTGCATCTGCGGTGAAGATACTGGAATCATCCACAGTAAAGGTTCCGTCCTCTATATACACGCCGTAGTCACATCCCACTGTAAGTGTCGATCCGTCAGTGACAGAAATGCCACCGTCTAAAGTATGTATACTGTAATACTCTGCGCTTACATTTAACGTTGCACCCCCTTCTACCCGTACAGTATCGCAACCAATGGCGTAAGCACCAGTAGAAGGAATAGACATGGTAGTTCCTTCCCCAGTTACTACCAACGTACCGTCTGTTCCGGAAGCACCGATGGAAATAAGTCCGTTTATCGTTAACTGTGCGCCGTCTTGCACGGTAATCGTATCGCCATTCGTAAAACCGACAATATCTCCGTTAATACTCAGCTCTGCAGTTCCGGTAAAGGTAAAATCAATAAGATAGGAGCCAGCACCCTGGATAACACCATTAATGACGCTGTCTGCAGTCGTGTGAATCTTCACAGGGGAATTGTCAGGCAGGGTAAGATTGCCGTCCACATAAGCACCACCCAAAGTCAACGTGTAGCCGTCTGTACTATTGCCTGTCCAGGTGTAACCATCGTCTGCAAGCGTTGCACTACTGTGGTCACCGCGTGCCAAATCAAGATCACCGTGAATCACGGTAATTCGTTCGCCGCTATTGGAATAAATAGTATTGTTTGTTCCATCAACTCCATCATACACCTGAATTTTGCCGGTGCCTGAAGCTTTTAAAACATTCTGGGCAATTGTTTTGACCTGAACCTCTGTCAGCCCATTCGGCAAAAGAATGATTCCATTGTTAACCAGAGTCCCATTATTGATAATGTATTCTCCGATGTTATCCGCCGTTACTCCCGACATAACTAATCCTGAAGCATTTCCTGCCGTATACA
Above is a window of Sedimentibacter sp. MB35-C1 DNA encoding:
- a CDS encoding response regulator transcription factor → MYNILIVEDDLVLSKGITLALKQENYGFTCINTIKEARCLVNENKYDLIILDINLPDGNGIDFLIDIRKSSSMPVIMLTANDLETDIVTGLEMGADDYITKPFSLMILRARVNAQLRKAINSNSQIILIDNFKFCFEKMKFYNNGQVIELSKTEQKLLKILVENKGNTVARATLVDRIWTDSTEYVDENALSVAIKRLRDKLEDKQPSPKYIKTVYGIGYTWAVK